From the Priestia koreensis genome, one window contains:
- the yutH gene encoding spore coat putative kinase YutH, with protein sequence MINEAIQQYYGLQPGELINAGPYKTFFYRNILHTVVDVTSMDEDELTEMHQISQHLMGQGDRQVATFMPNLSGSVLTKIEETKLIICRNALYERKEEASNVGRELSYFHQRGKMLPFQVEKLNRIGQWKDLWEKRLNQMENFWRGKLQELPNHDMERKFIESFPYYLGLTENAMQYLVDTEIDDLPRAIDTATVCHHRFVPDTWGESYYYKLPFDWVFDHPSRDLSEYIRYLYLQNERPEAIRKIHAFLSEYEKVTPLSSFSWRLLYARLLFPVHYFETIEGYYSTGDEDRKYKAFKRLESIVEEAANYQLFLKEFYATMGIPAAKYSIPELEWL encoded by the coding sequence ATGATAAATGAAGCGATTCAACAATATTATGGCTTACAACCTGGAGAATTAATTAATGCGGGTCCCTATAAAACGTTTTTTTATCGTAATATTCTTCACACAGTCGTTGATGTCACCAGCATGGACGAGGATGAGCTAACAGAAATGCATCAAATTAGTCAGCATTTAATGGGACAAGGAGACCGTCAAGTAGCGACGTTTATGCCTAATTTATCAGGAAGCGTTCTGACAAAGATAGAAGAAACGAAATTAATTATTTGTCGAAATGCTCTGTATGAACGAAAGGAAGAAGCTTCTAATGTGGGCAGGGAGCTTTCTTATTTTCATCAGCGTGGTAAAATGCTGCCATTTCAAGTGGAGAAGCTAAACCGAATCGGTCAGTGGAAAGATCTATGGGAAAAACGGCTTAATCAGATGGAGAACTTTTGGCGCGGAAAGCTTCAAGAGCTTCCAAATCACGATATGGAACGAAAATTCATTGAATCTTTTCCGTACTACTTAGGTCTAACTGAAAATGCGATGCAATATTTGGTTGATACGGAAATTGACGATCTCCCTCGAGCAATTGATACAGCAACCGTTTGTCATCATCGGTTCGTCCCCGACACGTGGGGAGAATCATATTACTACAAGTTACCCTTTGATTGGGTATTTGATCATCCGAGTCGAGACTTAAGCGAATACATTCGATATCTCTATCTTCAAAATGAACGACCGGAAGCCATTCGTAAAATTCACGCGTTTTTAAGCGAGTATGAAAAAGTAACGCCACTTTCGTCCTTTTCCTGGAGGCTGCTGTATGCTCGTCTGCTTTTCCCTGTACACTATTTTGAGACAATTGAGGGATATTACAGTACTGGTGATGAAGATCGCAAATATAAGGCGTTTAAACGCTTAGAGTCGATCGTTGAGGAAGCGGCCAACTATCAGCTTTTTTTAAAGGAGTTCTATGCCACAATGGGAATTCCAGCAGCCAAGTACAGCATCCCTGAATTAGAGTGGTTATAG
- the lipA gene encoding lipoyl synthase, which translates to MATKEEHVRKPEWLKIKLNTNENYTDLKKMMREKNLHTVCEEAKCPNIHECWAVRRTATFMILGDVCTRACRFCAVKTGLPTELDLQEPERVAESVRIMNLKHAVITAVARDDLKDGGAGVFAETVRAIRRANPLTSIEVLPSDMGGVEENLKTLMDARPDILNHNIETVRRLTPRVRARATYDRTLEFLRRAKEMQPDIPTKSSIMIGLGETKEEIIDVMDDLRANNVDIMAIGQYLQPTRKHLKVQKYYHPNEFEELKEIALSKGFSHVEAGPLVRSSYHADEQVNSATKAKRGE; encoded by the coding sequence ATGGCAACAAAAGAGGAACATGTTCGCAAGCCCGAATGGCTGAAAATTAAGTTAAACACAAACGAAAACTACACGGATCTTAAAAAAATGATGCGTGAGAAAAATCTTCATACAGTATGTGAAGAAGCAAAATGTCCTAATATTCATGAATGTTGGGCTGTTCGTCGCACAGCAACCTTTATGATTCTAGGAGACGTATGTACTCGTGCGTGCCGTTTTTGTGCGGTAAAAACAGGATTACCTACAGAGCTAGACTTGCAAGAGCCAGAGCGCGTAGCAGAATCTGTTCGTATCATGAACTTAAAGCATGCGGTTATTACAGCCGTTGCGCGTGATGACTTAAAAGATGGAGGCGCTGGCGTATTTGCTGAAACAGTACGTGCTATTCGTCGTGCAAACCCATTAACATCAATCGAAGTACTCCCTTCTGACATGGGTGGAGTAGAAGAAAACCTTAAAACACTTATGGATGCTCGTCCAGACATCCTAAACCATAACATCGAAACAGTACGTCGTCTTACTCCAAGAGTTCGTGCTCGTGCTACATATGACCGTACATTAGAGTTTTTACGTCGTGCAAAAGAAATGCAGCCAGATATCCCAACAAAGTCTAGTATTATGATTGGGCTTGGGGAAACAAAAGAAGAGATCATCGACGTAATGGATGATCTACGTGCAAATAATGTAGACATTATGGCAATTGGTCAATATCTACAGCCGACAAGAAAGCATTTAAAAGTACAAAAATATTACCATCCAAATGAGTTTGAAGAACTGAAAGAGATCGCGTTATCAAAAGGCTTCAGCCACGTTGAAGCAGGTCCTTTAGTACGCTCTTCTTACCATGCCGATGAGCAAGTAAACAGCGCAACGAAAGCAAAGCGCGGCGAATAA
- a CDS encoding M23 family metallopeptidase, producing the protein MKKALICFLLLFITLSQAPESYATKTTSNQETYQKRMELYTHMESITHIPWYYFAGIDQYERSVRRARRDIPKESGVLGIYIEPQRWIGSLNKNTSDTNPLTIELLGGIGRDGNGDGKALLTDDEDVIYTVAEYLQTYGITKEHIEIGLWNYYQRSKAVDVVVENARMYQHFGRLDLEGSSFPVPLRSNYSYRSTWGDARGWGGRRIHEGTDIFADYGVPVRSTCYGVLEIMGWNKYGGWRIGIRDINNTYHYLAHLSGFAKGLKVGQIVEPGMLIGGVGSSGYGPPGTAGKFPPHLHYGMYKDNGLNEWSFDPYPRLRSWERQDRVKLRTKK; encoded by the coding sequence TTGAAAAAAGCCCTTATTTGCTTCCTATTGCTTTTCATTACTCTTTCTCAAGCACCTGAAAGCTATGCTACTAAAACAACTTCAAATCAAGAAACGTACCAAAAGCGAATGGAATTATATACCCATATGGAAAGTATTACACATATTCCTTGGTACTACTTCGCGGGAATTGATCAATATGAACGAAGCGTACGCAGAGCACGACGTGATATTCCGAAAGAGTCAGGGGTATTAGGTATTTACATCGAACCCCAGCGCTGGATTGGCAGCTTAAACAAAAACACATCGGACACCAATCCGTTAACGATTGAGCTCCTAGGCGGTATCGGAAGAGATGGAAATGGTGACGGAAAAGCACTGTTAACGGATGATGAGGATGTCATTTATACAGTTGCAGAATATCTTCAAACCTATGGCATTACAAAAGAACATATTGAAATTGGCTTATGGAATTATTATCAGCGAAGCAAAGCTGTTGATGTCGTGGTGGAAAATGCAAGAATGTATCAGCATTTCGGTCGCCTAGATCTTGAAGGTAGCTCCTTCCCTGTTCCGTTACGTTCAAACTACAGCTATCGCAGTACGTGGGGCGATGCGAGAGGTTGGGGTGGACGAAGAATCCATGAAGGAACAGACATTTTTGCAGACTATGGTGTTCCTGTTCGTTCTACCTGTTATGGCGTATTAGAAATCATGGGATGGAACAAATATGGGGGATGGCGAATTGGCATTCGTGATATTAATAACACCTATCACTACCTGGCCCATTTAAGCGGATTTGCGAAAGGATTAAAAGTAGGACAAATCGTCGAGCCAGGGATGCTCATCGGTGGAGTAGGCAGCTCTGGATACGGACCCCCAGGAACAGCGGGAAAATTCCCTCCTCACCTTCATTACGGTATGTACAAAGATAATGGTTTAAACGAGTGGTCGTTTGATCCTTATCCACGTCTCCGTTCATGGGAGCGTCAGGACCGAGTAAAGCTTCGAACAAAGAAATAA
- a CDS encoding DUF3055 domain-containing protein encodes MSERFFLYDDTVDTKTRFVSFVGEHQRFDLAIIQTDRYYGKQLVLDIQGGRFAIIGTDDLDEPGYLEHVYKLGEGDAQELREFLYELI; translated from the coding sequence ATGAGTGAACGATTTTTTCTGTATGACGATACGGTAGACACGAAAACAAGATTTGTCAGCTTCGTTGGGGAACATCAGCGTTTTGATTTAGCAATTATTCAAACAGATCGCTATTACGGAAAGCAGCTGGTCTTAGATATTCAAGGTGGTCGCTTTGCCATTATCGGAACGGATGACCTTGATGAACCTGGCTATCTAGAACACGTCTACAAGCTTGGTGAAGGCGATGCTCAAGAGCTTCGTGAATTTTTATATGAATTAATCTAA
- a CDS encoding TIGR01457 family HAD-type hydrolase translates to MKKYKGYLLDLDGTMYMGTELIKEAKDFVVALKEQGVPYLFVTNNSSRTPEQVADKLMSFGIPATEKQVFTTSQATANFLHERKPNGTAYVIGEEGIRTTLEEKGFTLQEEHPDFVVVGIDRSISYEKLATACLAVRNGATFVSTNGDIAIPTERGLLPGNGSLTSVITVSTQTEPIFIGKPEKIIMEQALKVLGTPKEETVMIGDYYDTDIMAGMNAGIDTMLVHTGVTTPELLKGYDKQPTHTVHSLEEWIPNI, encoded by the coding sequence GTGAAAAAGTATAAAGGATATTTATTAGATCTAGACGGTACGATGTACATGGGAACAGAACTCATTAAAGAAGCAAAAGACTTTGTTGTGGCACTAAAAGAGCAGGGTGTTCCATACTTGTTTGTCACAAATAACTCGTCTCGTACGCCAGAGCAGGTAGCTGATAAATTAATGAGCTTTGGAATTCCAGCTACAGAAAAACAAGTATTTACAACAAGTCAAGCGACCGCTAACTTCCTTCATGAACGCAAGCCAAACGGTACAGCGTACGTGATTGGGGAAGAAGGAATTCGCACAACGTTAGAAGAAAAAGGCTTTACGCTTCAAGAAGAGCACCCTGACTTTGTTGTGGTAGGAATTGATCGAAGCATTAGCTATGAAAAACTTGCGACTGCATGTCTAGCTGTGCGTAATGGTGCAACGTTTGTTTCAACGAACGGTGATATTGCGATTCCAACAGAACGCGGTTTGTTACCAGGGAACGGATCTTTAACATCGGTTATTACCGTGTCGACACAGACAGAACCAATCTTCATTGGTAAGCCTGAAAAGATCATTATGGAGCAAGCGCTAAAAGTATTAGGAACACCAAAAGAGGAAACGGTGATGATCGGTGATTATTATGACACTGATATTATGGCAGGGATGAATGCCGGAATCGATACGATGCTTGTTCATACAGGCGTAACGACACCTGAGCTTCTAAAGGGATATGACAAACAGCCAACGCATACGGTTCATTCCCTTGAAGAATGGATTCCCAACATTTAA
- a CDS encoding methionine/alanine import family NSS transporter small subunit yields MDTSSIIMMIIGMGIIWGGLALSIIHAIRKAKEAKRSSLK; encoded by the coding sequence ATGGATACAAGCTCAATTATCATGATGATTATTGGAATGGGTATTATTTGGGGCGGACTTGCTTTAAGCATTATTCACGCAATTAGAAAAGCGAAGGAAGCCAAACGTTCTTCACTGAAATAA
- a CDS encoding homoserine dehydrogenase, translated as MVKKISIGLLGLGTVGSGVVKIIENHQDKLMHQVGCPVEVKRILVNDLEKERNVEVDASKLTKNVEEILHDPEIDVVIEVMGGIEETRDYILTALRNNKHVVTANKDLMALYGSELLTVASESNCDLFYEASVAGGIPILRGLVEGLSSDRITKMMGIVNGTTNFILTKMSKEGRAYDNVLAEAQALGYAESDPTADVEGLDAARKMTILSTLGFSMKIDLDDVRVKGISSVTEEDLRYSKQLGYTMKLIGYAHRDGEEVEVSVQPTLLADTHPLAAVNDEYNAVYVYGEAVGETMFYGPGAGSLPTATAVVSDLVGVMKNMRLGVNGKSAVAPQFPKQLKNEDKMFSKYFLRIHVKDQVGAFADLTTLFSNYGVSFEKIIQLPVKNSDLAEIVVVTHQASLKDYETIMEELRGLQILDSIKSSYRVEGEALA; from the coding sequence ATGGTTAAAAAAATATCAATTGGTTTATTAGGTCTTGGAACAGTCGGAAGTGGCGTAGTAAAAATTATTGAGAATCATCAGGACAAATTAATGCACCAAGTCGGCTGTCCCGTCGAGGTAAAGCGCATCTTAGTGAATGATTTGGAAAAGGAACGAAATGTGGAAGTCGATGCTTCAAAGTTAACGAAAAATGTAGAAGAAATTCTTCATGATCCAGAGATCGATGTGGTGATTGAGGTAATGGGAGGAATTGAAGAAACCCGTGATTACATTTTAACGGCTCTTCGCAACAACAAACACGTGGTGACGGCAAATAAAGACTTAATGGCTCTGTACGGATCGGAATTATTGACCGTTGCTTCTGAAAGTAACTGTGATTTGTTTTATGAAGCGAGTGTAGCGGGAGGCATCCCTATTTTACGTGGTTTAGTAGAAGGTCTTTCCTCAGATCGCATTACGAAAATGATGGGCATTGTGAACGGTACAACGAACTTTATTTTAACAAAAATGAGCAAGGAAGGTCGTGCTTACGATAATGTCTTAGCAGAAGCACAAGCGCTCGGCTATGCGGAATCTGACCCAACAGCTGACGTAGAAGGACTAGACGCAGCCCGCAAAATGACGATTTTATCGACGCTCGGATTTTCCATGAAGATTGATTTAGATGATGTGCGTGTAAAAGGAATTTCTTCTGTAACAGAAGAAGATTTACGCTATAGCAAGCAGCTTGGCTACACGATGAAGCTGATTGGGTATGCGCACCGTGACGGAGAAGAGGTAGAGGTGAGCGTTCAGCCGACACTTCTTGCAGATACGCATCCGCTTGCAGCTGTTAACGATGAATACAATGCTGTGTATGTGTACGGTGAAGCGGTAGGGGAAACGATGTTTTATGGACCAGGTGCAGGTAGCCTTCCGACCGCTACGGCCGTTGTGTCTGACTTAGTTGGTGTGATGAAGAACATGCGTTTAGGCGTAAACGGAAAAAGCGCAGTAGCGCCACAGTTTCCAAAACAGCTCAAAAACGAAGATAAAATGTTCTCTAAGTATTTCTTGCGTATCCACGTAAAAGATCAAGTAGGGGCCTTCGCTGACCTTACAACGCTATTCTCCAATTACGGCGTGAGCTTCGAGAAAATTATCCAGCTTCCTGTTAAAAACAGTGACTTAGCAGAAATCGTCGTCGTTACACATCAGGCATCATTAAAAGATTACGAAACAATTATGGAAGAACTGCGAGGACTACAAATTTTAGACAGTATCAAAAGCAGCTACCGTGTAGAAGGGGAGGCACTTGCCTAA
- a CDS encoding DUF86 domain-containing protein — protein sequence MYFVDRDKIEERLQFLEATIQLFNEQKGWTTPIEIRALERIGHIAIDAILDVGNAMIDGFIMRDPGSYEDIIDIMMDEKVVSNEEGNQLKEVIFLRKQLVQDYTEVDHSVLEEVLKKNIHVISAFPVNVRAYLENELGPVSAFKS from the coding sequence ATGTATTTTGTGGACCGAGATAAAATTGAAGAACGACTACAATTTCTAGAAGCAACCATTCAATTATTTAATGAGCAAAAGGGATGGACGACGCCAATTGAGATTCGAGCATTAGAGCGTATCGGTCATATTGCCATTGATGCTATTTTAGACGTTGGAAATGCCATGATTGATGGATTCATTATGCGCGATCCAGGGAGCTATGAGGACATTATTGATATTATGATGGATGAGAAAGTCGTATCAAATGAGGAAGGAAATCAGCTAAAAGAAGTGATTTTCCTGCGCAAACAACTCGTTCAAGATTATACAGAGGTTGATCACAGCGTACTAGAAGAGGTGCTAAAAAAGAATATTCATGTGATCAGCGCTTTTCCTGTGAATGTGCGAGCTTATTTAGAAAATGAGCTAGGTCCTGTTTCAGCTTTTAAAAGCTAA
- a CDS encoding phosphatidylglycerophosphatase A family protein, translating to MAKDHKMSQLEIKAREWLKERGVNIEDIADLVFYLQEKYHPNLDLEECRANVERVIAKREVQNAILTGIQLDVLAEKKMLEEPLQDILAKDESLYGIDEILALSIVNVYGSIGFTNYGYIDKQKPGILQYLNDKSTGQCHTFLDDIVGAIAAAASSRLAHRAAHQDS from the coding sequence ATGGCAAAAGACCACAAAATGAGTCAGCTAGAAATAAAAGCACGAGAATGGTTAAAGGAACGTGGTGTGAATATCGAAGACATTGCAGACCTCGTGTTCTATCTTCAGGAAAAATATCATCCAAACTTAGATCTTGAAGAATGTCGTGCGAACGTTGAGCGTGTCATTGCAAAACGAGAAGTGCAAAATGCGATCCTGACAGGTATTCAGCTAGATGTTTTAGCAGAGAAAAAAATGCTTGAAGAACCGCTTCAAGACATCTTAGCAAAAGATGAAAGCTTGTACGGAATTGATGAAATTCTTGCTCTATCTATCGTTAACGTATACGGCTCAATCGGATTCACCAATTATGGATACATCGACAAGCAAAAGCCTGGCATTTTACAATACTTAAATGATAAATCGACTGGCCAATGTCATACCTTTTTAGATGATATCGTTGGAGCAATTGCTGCTGCCGCATCAAGCAGACTTGCGCACCGTGCCGCACATCAAGATTCTTAA
- a CDS encoding YhcN/YlaJ family sporulation lipoprotein: MNKHFLVAFTTIAIITVSGCQSNTENQDEALYEENGETLNVSDRNDLYNTNKKDQQDYGYVRHTKNPDHDQSNMNKGMISINREKVADSISRMATSIPNIHDVATLVTDDEVLIAYKTDNPNRNEAADQVKRTAMSVVPRYYHVYVSDNPEHIKDVERFSTLDTKDENTQTSLQQTIRSMLKSPQGNRMSTGEDANGHTKGAPNGDME, translated from the coding sequence ATGAATAAACACTTTCTAGTTGCTTTTACTACTATAGCTATTATAACGGTTAGCGGCTGTCAATCCAATACAGAGAATCAAGATGAAGCACTATATGAGGAAAATGGCGAAACGCTAAACGTATCCGATCGCAATGATTTGTATAACACGAATAAAAAAGATCAGCAGGATTATGGTTATGTGCGACATACGAAAAACCCTGATCACGACCAATCAAATATGAACAAAGGAATGATTTCGATTAATCGAGAAAAAGTAGCAGACTCGATCAGTCGCATGGCTACTTCCATTCCAAACATTCATGATGTTGCTACTCTTGTCACAGATGATGAAGTGCTCATTGCCTACAAGACGGACAATCCGAACCGAAATGAGGCAGCAGATCAAGTGAAACGTACCGCAATGTCTGTGGTTCCTCGCTACTATCACGTCTATGTATCCGATAATCCGGAGCATATTAAAGACGTAGAAAGATTTAGTACGCTTGATACAAAAGATGAAAACACACAAACCTCTCTTCAGCAAACCATTCGATCTATGTTGAAGTCTCCACAAGGTAACCGAATGAGCACGGGCGAGGATGCGAATGGTCATACAAAAGGAGCACCGAATGGTGACATGGAATAA
- a CDS encoding 2-hydroxyacid dehydrogenase, with product MEKPFVYITRQLPKKLIAPLEAIANVEMWAEEEKPVPDEVLKEKSLNATALLTMLSDRIDRALLEEAPQLKIVANLAVGYDNIDVDAATEQGIIVSNTPDVLSDTTADLTFSLLLLAARRLVEAAEYIKNDQWKGWSPYLLAGRDVHHKTIGIIGMGNIGRTVAKRATGFDMNILYHNRSRDEKAERELGATYASFDELITQSDFIVCLTPLTAETMNLFNEEAFRKMKSTAVFVNASRGAVVDEEALLTAIKEGEIAAAGLDVFRQEPIVANDPLLTHPNIVALPHIGSSSIETRTAMIELCVENIERVLKANTPATIVNRSVVQHT from the coding sequence ATGGAAAAGCCATTCGTTTATATTACACGTCAACTACCAAAGAAATTAATTGCCCCGTTAGAAGCAATCGCAAATGTGGAGATGTGGGCAGAAGAAGAAAAACCAGTTCCTGATGAAGTGCTAAAAGAAAAGTCACTGAACGCAACGGCCCTTTTGACAATGCTCTCAGACCGAATCGATCGAGCGCTTTTAGAGGAAGCTCCTCAACTAAAAATCGTCGCAAATTTAGCTGTTGGCTATGACAACATCGATGTAGACGCTGCAACAGAGCAAGGTATTATCGTTTCCAATACGCCTGATGTGTTATCCGATACAACGGCAGATTTGACCTTTTCGCTGCTACTGTTGGCTGCGAGACGCCTTGTTGAAGCCGCTGAGTACATTAAGAACGATCAGTGGAAAGGTTGGAGTCCGTACCTACTTGCGGGTCGGGATGTTCACCACAAAACGATTGGAATTATAGGCATGGGGAACATTGGACGTACGGTAGCTAAAAGAGCGACTGGATTTGACATGAATATTTTATATCATAACCGTTCACGCGATGAAAAGGCAGAGCGCGAACTTGGTGCGACGTACGCGTCATTTGACGAACTCATTACGCAATCTGATTTTATTGTCTGCCTCACACCGTTAACAGCGGAAACAATGAATCTTTTTAACGAAGAAGCATTTCGGAAGATGAAATCAACCGCTGTTTTTGTGAATGCCTCACGCGGTGCGGTGGTGGATGAAGAAGCACTTCTAACGGCGATAAAAGAAGGGGAAATAGCGGCCGCTGGACTAGACGTTTTTCGACAAGAGCCAATTGTCGCAAATGATCCTTTACTTACACATCCTAACATCGTTGCACTCCCGCATATTGGAAGTTCAAGTATTGAAACGCGTACGGCAATGATTGAACTATGCGTAGAAAATATTGAACGTGTCTTAAAAGCAAACACCCCTGCTACGATTGTTAATCGTTCAGTCGTTCAGCACACATAA
- a CDS encoding YutD family protein, whose protein sequence is MICVNNTCYEVVKEYREGFNEEAFLGRYVDLLNRYDYLVGDWGYNQLRLRGFFDDHNQKATYDTKISTLNDYIQEYCNFGCAYFVLRKVAK, encoded by the coding sequence ATGATTTGTGTAAATAACACGTGCTATGAGGTCGTAAAAGAGTACCGAGAAGGGTTTAATGAAGAGGCGTTTTTAGGGCGATACGTGGATTTGTTGAATCGATACGATTATCTTGTCGGTGACTGGGGATATAATCAGCTTCGCCTAAGAGGTTTTTTCGACGACCATAATCAAAAAGCAACGTATGATACAAAAATTAGCACATTAAACGATTACATACAGGAATATTGCAATTTCGGGTGTGCCTATTTTGTTTTACGCAAAGTGGCAAAATAA
- the thrC gene encoding threonine synthase has translation MWKGLLQEYKEFLPVNEHTPSLTLHEGNTPLIHLEELSKRFGINLHVKVEGANPTGSFKDRGMVMAVAKAKEEGSKTVICASTGNTSAAAAAYAARAGMRCIIVIPDGKIAMGKLAQAVMYGAEIVAIEGNFDEALAMVRKLSESSPLTLVNSVNPYRIEGQKTAAFEICDQLGKAPDVLAIPVGNAGNITAYWKGFKEYNEKKETGLPQMRGFEAEGAAAIVRNEVIVNPETIATAIRIGNPASWQYAVDAADSSNGKIDEVTDEEILKAYHLLASTEGVFAEPASCASLAGVIKQLESGEITPGSTVVAVLTGNGLKDPNTAIDSSHFRPVVLPNEEKAVFEHIEGVIASC, from the coding sequence ATGTGGAAAGGATTACTACAAGAATACAAAGAGTTTTTACCAGTGAACGAACATACACCGAGCCTAACGCTACATGAGGGAAATACGCCCCTTATTCATTTAGAAGAGCTGTCAAAGCGGTTTGGCATTAACCTTCATGTCAAAGTCGAAGGTGCGAATCCAACGGGCTCATTTAAAGACCGAGGAATGGTAATGGCGGTAGCTAAGGCAAAAGAAGAGGGTAGTAAAACGGTAATTTGTGCTTCAACAGGGAATACATCAGCCGCAGCTGCAGCTTATGCTGCACGTGCTGGGATGCGCTGTATTATTGTTATTCCAGATGGAAAAATTGCGATGGGTAAGCTTGCTCAAGCGGTTATGTACGGAGCCGAAATTGTAGCAATTGAAGGCAATTTTGATGAAGCGCTCGCAATGGTACGTAAGCTTAGTGAATCTTCTCCGTTAACGCTTGTAAATTCGGTGAATCCGTATCGAATTGAAGGACAAAAAACGGCTGCGTTTGAAATCTGTGATCAACTAGGGAAGGCGCCTGACGTTCTTGCGATTCCAGTCGGAAACGCCGGAAACATTACGGCTTATTGGAAAGGATTTAAGGAGTATAACGAGAAAAAAGAAACAGGTCTTCCACAAATGAGAGGGTTTGAAGCGGAAGGTGCAGCTGCCATCGTTCGTAATGAGGTTATTGTAAATCCTGAAACGATTGCGACAGCTATTCGGATTGGTAATCCAGCAAGTTGGCAGTATGCGGTGGACGCAGCAGATTCCTCAAACGGAAAGATTGACGAAGTAACAGATGAAGAAATCTTAAAAGCGTATCATTTACTTGCAAGTACAGAAGGTGTATTTGCAGAGCCTGCTTCATGTGCATCATTAGCAGGTGTGATCAAACAGCTGGAATCTGGAGAGATTACCCCTGGCTCGACGGTGGTTGCCGTTTTAACTGGAAACGGACTAAAAGATCCAAATACAGCGATTGACTCAAGTCATTTCAGACCTGTGGTATTACCAAACGAAGAAAAAGCAGTGTTTGAGCACATTGAAGGTGTGATTGCGTCATGTTAG